In Cryptomeria japonica chromosome 10, Sugi_1.0, whole genome shotgun sequence, a genomic segment contains:
- the LOC131076911 gene encoding small ribosomal subunit protein uS4y — protein MVHVSFYRNYGKTFKKPRRPYEKERLDAELKLVGEYGLRNKRELWRVQYALSRIRNAARMLLTLDEKNPRRIFEGEALLRRMNRYGLLDESQNKLDYVLALTVENFLERRLQTLVFKSGMAKSIHHARVLIRQRHIRVGRQVVNIPSFMVRVDSQKHIDFSLTSPLGGGRPGRVKRKNMKAASKKAAGGDEEEDED, from the exons ATGGTGCACGTTAGCTTTTATCGCAACT ATGGTAAGACCTTTAAGAAGCCTCGTCGTCCTTATGAGAAAGAACGGTTGGATGCTGAGCTAAAGTTGGTTGGAGAGTATGGTCTCCGTAACAAAAGAGAACTCTGGAGGGTTCAGTATGCCCTGAGCCGTATTCGTAATGCAGCAagaatgcttcttactcttgatgAGAAGAATCCTCGTCGGATCTTTGAGGGTGAGGCTTTGCTGCGTCGCATGAACAGGTATGGACTTCTTGATGAGAGTCAGAACAAGCTTGATTATGTTTTGGCATTGACGGTTGAGAACTTCCTTGAGCGCCGACTCCAGACCCTTGTGTTCAAGTCTGGGATGGCCAAGTCAATCCACCATGCTCGTGTGCTCATCAGACAACGACATATAAG GGTTGGCCGTCAGGTGGTGAATATACCATCTTTCATGGTCAGAGTTGATTCACAGAAGCACATAGACTTCTCTTTAACTAGTCCTCTTGGTGGAGGACGGCCTGGTCGTGTGAAGCGAAAGAACATGAAGGCAGCATCAAAGAAGGCTGCAGGCGGAGATGAAGAGGAGGACGAGGATTGA